The Aminiphilus circumscriptus DSM 16581 genome contains a region encoding:
- the dapF gene encoding diaminopimelate epimerase, which produces MTGVIFFTKMRGNGDEFIVIDNRQYNYCPAELATLARDLCLEKNVLAGGGLLVFEKTRDPSQHFFMRAFNCDGTEEFLSGNGARCLAGLAFQIGIAPREMVFGFSGGTVQATVEPASQDPATAVVTLDMGEVDLAQAHWHQVFPFWGKTFLYHALSIGGIPHCVILLDHLEDLSPSDLVPLARGLRFDEKRFPEGTNVNFLERDEEGQGVRLLTYQRNVNRLTSSCGTAIAAGGIVACLSLGYSSPVSVTTPGGISEVTVRQDTTSPEKVRISLRGEASCLTKGTILFDARSTFRTARTVCAPLL; this is translated from the coding sequence ATGACCGGGGTGATCTTTTTTACGAAAATGCGCGGTAACGGCGACGAGTTCATCGTCATCGACAACAGACAGTATAACTATTGCCCGGCGGAACTCGCGACTCTGGCAAGGGATCTCTGCCTAGAGAAGAATGTCCTCGCCGGCGGAGGGCTGCTCGTCTTCGAAAAAACGAGAGATCCCTCGCAGCATTTTTTCATGAGAGCCTTCAATTGCGACGGCACCGAGGAATTCCTTTCCGGAAACGGCGCCAGATGCCTTGCGGGACTCGCTTTCCAGATCGGCATCGCCCCACGGGAAATGGTCTTCGGCTTTTCCGGCGGAACCGTACAAGCAACGGTGGAGCCGGCCTCGCAAGATCCCGCAACAGCCGTGGTGACGCTCGACATGGGAGAAGTGGATCTGGCACAAGCACACTGGCACCAAGTATTCCCCTTCTGGGGCAAGACCTTCCTCTATCACGCGCTCTCCATCGGCGGCATTCCTCATTGTGTCATCCTTCTCGACCATCTCGAGGACCTATCCCCCTCCGACTTGGTTCCCCTCGCCCGAGGGCTTCGTTTCGACGAAAAACGTTTTCCCGAGGGCACAAATGTCAATTTTCTCGAACGAGACGAGGAAGGACAGGGCGTTCGGCTCCTCACCTACCAGAGAAACGTGAACCGTCTGACCAGTTCTTGCGGCACCGCCATCGCGGCGGGTGGAATTGTCGCGTGTCTCTCCCTGGGGTACTCTTCTCCGGTAAGCGTGACCACCCCCGGCGGCATCAGCGAGGTTACTGTCAGGCAGGATACCACCTCTCCGGAAAAAGTGCGCATTTCCCTTCGGGGCGAAGCGTCCTGCCTGACCAAGGGAACGATTCTCTTCGACGCGAGGAGCACCTTTCGGACGGCCCGTACCGTTTGCGCTCCTCTGCTCTGA
- a CDS encoding diguanylate cyclase, translating into MLRQSGECFHHFSSMDEQEALFRYLQRVDEAKDPEQACSFAMEAIAESTRFAYPSVYLLDRRSDSLRLAAFAGYVPSVTTIRRGEGICGRALATGEIQLVEDVTLDKDYIVGKEDTASELSIPLLWHGTLLGVLDVQSPEKNAFRNEDVRFLRLLAAMLGSVLSHLETEKQLTRNLERGKMFRKNLFRAQEALNLALDNLVAQKKETEEHVRVLRALLDISQMLFACRSAKELFPLILGVLHSDLGFERILLFGRETRKESLALVAFQGHYRLSDKELHELLVEKKGIVGHVLDSRLPYLCNDTRKDSRYVPDEFGTLSELAVPIVAREFLWGVLVAISPVENAFTHRDQEVLVLVAGFMAVVLENIANMEMLSRELGHMRLLHDVVSEIALLRDRKLIAERVVELLKKNFQYTHVTFFEIEDEETGACRTIASTGYSEKEFALRDAKRRRSGGGLVELAARTKTLRNTPDVRFSEMYVSTIQETRSELDVPIMYGDRLLGVLVAESPDIGAFSREDEEVFYVLSRSLGATWAVNELLEELERQALTDALTGIPNRRFLFRRMEDAQRELDERGGSFAIVMADVEHFKDINDTFGHALGDEVLVSIARCFRENVDSSGIVGRYGGDEFLLLFPGMTKEMAEAFVLRLDEACRALRFSEPALKARANFGIAAFPEDGSTLERVLREADRRMYATKEQA; encoded by the coding sequence GTGTTGAGACAATCCGGAGAATGTTTTCACCATTTCTCTTCCATGGACGAACAGGAGGCGCTGTTCCGCTACCTGCAACGGGTGGATGAAGCAAAAGACCCCGAGCAGGCTTGTTCCTTCGCGATGGAAGCCATTGCGGAGAGCACTCGTTTTGCCTATCCCTCGGTGTATCTCCTGGACCGACGCAGCGATTCCCTTCGCCTTGCGGCTTTTGCGGGGTACGTTCCTTCCGTCACGACTATCCGGAGAGGAGAGGGCATTTGCGGTAGGGCTCTTGCAACCGGGGAAATTCAACTGGTGGAAGATGTCACCCTCGATAAGGACTACATCGTGGGCAAAGAGGATACCGCATCGGAGCTGAGCATTCCTCTGCTGTGGCATGGTACCCTTCTGGGTGTTCTCGACGTGCAATCGCCGGAAAAAAATGCTTTCCGGAACGAAGATGTCCGTTTTCTTCGTCTTCTCGCGGCAATGCTCGGATCCGTTCTCTCCCATCTGGAGACGGAAAAACAGCTCACGCGAAATCTTGAGCGGGGGAAGATGTTCCGCAAGAATCTCTTTCGTGCCCAGGAGGCACTTAATCTTGCGCTGGACAACCTCGTCGCTCAGAAAAAAGAGACGGAAGAACATGTTCGCGTTTTGCGGGCTCTCCTCGACATCTCTCAGATGCTCTTCGCCTGCCGGAGCGCGAAGGAACTCTTTCCCCTCATCCTGGGCGTGCTTCACAGCGACCTGGGGTTCGAGCGCATTCTGCTCTTCGGAAGGGAAACCAGAAAAGAGTCGCTTGCTCTCGTGGCTTTTCAGGGCCATTACCGTCTGAGCGACAAGGAACTCCATGAGCTTCTCGTGGAGAAAAAGGGAATTGTGGGGCATGTTCTCGATTCCCGTCTTCCCTATTTGTGCAACGATACCCGCAAAGATTCCAGATATGTTCCGGACGAATTCGGAACGCTTTCGGAGCTCGCCGTTCCCATTGTTGCGAGGGAATTCCTCTGGGGGGTGCTTGTGGCCATCAGTCCCGTGGAGAATGCCTTTACTCACAGGGATCAGGAGGTGCTCGTCCTGGTCGCGGGCTTCATGGCAGTGGTCCTGGAGAACATCGCGAATATGGAGATGCTCTCTCGGGAGTTGGGGCACATGCGTCTTCTCCATGATGTCGTGAGCGAGATCGCGCTGCTCAGAGATCGAAAGCTCATTGCCGAGCGCGTCGTGGAGCTTTTGAAAAAAAATTTCCAGTACACCCACGTGACTTTCTTCGAAATCGAGGATGAAGAGACGGGTGCGTGCAGGACTATTGCCTCCACGGGATATTCGGAGAAAGAATTCGCTCTCCGTGACGCGAAGCGGAGACGGAGCGGGGGCGGTCTGGTGGAATTGGCCGCGAGGACGAAAACACTCCGAAACACCCCGGACGTTCGTTTCAGCGAAATGTATGTTTCCACTATTCAGGAGACGCGGTCGGAACTTGATGTTCCCATCATGTACGGAGATCGGCTTCTCGGCGTTTTGGTTGCGGAGAGTCCCGACATCGGGGCTTTCTCGCGGGAGGACGAGGAGGTGTTTTACGTGCTCTCCCGCAGCCTCGGCGCCACCTGGGCGGTGAACGAGCTTCTGGAGGAGTTGGAACGACAGGCCCTTACGGATGCCCTCACGGGAATTCCGAATCGTCGGTTTCTCTTCCGACGGATGGAAGATGCCCAACGAGAGCTCGATGAGCGAGGAGGAAGTTTTGCAATTGTCATGGCCGATGTGGAACACTTCAAGGACATCAACGACACCTTCGGCCACGCTCTCGGCGACGAAGTACTCGTGTCCATTGCCCGTTGTTTCCGGGAAAACGTGGATTCTTCAGGTATAGTGGGACGTTACGGGGGGGACGAGTTTCTCCTGCTCTTTCCGGGAATGACGAAAGAAATGGCGGAAGCCTTTGTCCTCCGTCTCGATGAAGCATGTCGTGCCCTTCGTTTTTCCGAACCGGCTTTGAAAGCCCGGGCGAACTTCGGTATCGCCGCTTTTCCCGAGGATGGGTCCACGCTTGAAAGAGTCTTGCGCGAGGCGGATCGGAGGATGTACGCGACAAAAGAGCAGGCATAG
- the tpx gene encoding thiol peroxidase — translation MERTGIVTMKGNPVTLVGPEIKPGDAAPDFTVLDGKLRPVTLKEHAGKVVILSVAPSLDTPVCDLQAHRFNDEAAALGSGVAVLNISMDLPFAINRFCLTGNIENMQVLSDHRDASFGTSWGVLIKELRLLARAVFVVDGSGTVRYAEIVPEVTNHPDYDKAIQAARSLVV, via the coding sequence ATGGAACGTACCGGAATCGTCACCATGAAAGGAAATCCCGTCACCCTGGTGGGACCGGAGATCAAACCCGGCGACGCCGCTCCGGATTTCACCGTCCTGGATGGAAAGCTCAGGCCTGTTACGCTGAAGGAACATGCCGGAAAGGTCGTCATTCTCAGCGTCGCGCCCTCGCTCGATACACCCGTGTGCGATCTCCAGGCCCATCGTTTCAACGACGAGGCCGCCGCTCTCGGTTCCGGCGTGGCAGTCCTCAATATCTCCATGGACCTGCCTTTCGCCATCAACCGTTTCTGTCTCACCGGCAACATCGAAAACATGCAGGTTCTCTCGGATCATCGAGACGCCTCTTTCGGAACGTCCTGGGGCGTTCTCATCAAGGAACTCCGCCTCCTCGCAAGAGCGGTCTTCGTGGTGGACGGCAGCGGCACGGTGCGCTACGCGGAAATCGTCCCGGAAGTCACGAATCATCCCGACTACGACAAGGCCATCCAGGCAGCGCGCTCTCTTGTCGTCTGA
- a CDS encoding aldehyde ferredoxin oxidoreductase family protein, with the protein MEKSSGYAGCELWVDLARKTVTKHSLRKDLRGCIGGAGYAVRCLLEHQPARLDPLHPESLLLFATGPLTDFRVPGGGSLEICCTSPLTGAWGESRMGCDAGITLRKAGVDVLVVTGSAAEPCVLFLDDGKLSFLSGAALLGKTTLEKERLVAEMVGDPSLLVLSIGPAGENLVRFASVMHRHRAAGRIGVGAVMGSKKLLALAVRGTGTVSLADPEAFRETTRRVHEKVLQHPMAKEFRRAGTMGGYAWSDASGDLPTKNWRSNSWGKGEAIFRHFMEENLVASKGCYRGCTLQCGRRVAVASGPFATPEHDGGEYESVAAFTAFVTNENVDAAVHASWLCNELGVDTISAGGAAAFLMECAERGVPLPEDAQSLGLSWGNGAALAPLVRKIVFREGVGDLVADGVRAAAERLGRPEVLTWAVTGKGLEGPAHDPRGGKVLALTYGTNPRGMCHIHPVEAKAWDGDKLDFGLRRFGLPDPEEISPWEERGKGMAARLLQDAGMLPEVLCTCKFYMYAGVTLDDYAAMLAAATGWNVSGEELLETGERVFTLQRLFNRREGFTAGDDALHPRVRAIPEFGRYADDPRCAVSEYEEMLREYYAARGWNAETGVPESETLRRLSLFPDLVGS; encoded by the coding sequence GTGGAAAAGAGTTCGGGATACGCGGGATGCGAACTCTGGGTGGATCTGGCGCGGAAGACGGTGACGAAACATTCCCTTCGGAAGGACCTGCGCGGGTGCATCGGTGGTGCGGGCTATGCGGTCCGGTGCCTTCTGGAGCATCAGCCTGCCCGCCTCGACCCCCTGCACCCGGAGAGTCTGCTCCTCTTCGCCACGGGGCCGCTGACGGACTTCCGCGTTCCCGGAGGCGGAAGCCTGGAAATCTGCTGCACTTCTCCACTGACAGGTGCCTGGGGGGAGAGCCGCATGGGGTGCGACGCGGGCATCACCCTTCGGAAAGCCGGTGTGGACGTGCTCGTGGTGACCGGTTCCGCGGCGGAACCGTGTGTGCTTTTTCTGGACGATGGAAAGCTCTCCTTTCTTTCCGGCGCGGCGCTTCTGGGAAAGACGACCCTGGAAAAAGAGCGTCTTGTGGCGGAGATGGTGGGAGATCCCTCCCTGCTCGTCCTCTCCATCGGTCCCGCAGGAGAGAATCTGGTCCGTTTCGCCTCGGTGATGCACCGTCACCGGGCGGCGGGGCGAATCGGTGTTGGGGCCGTCATGGGGTCCAAGAAACTCCTCGCCCTGGCCGTTCGGGGTACGGGTACCGTGTCGCTCGCCGACCCAGAAGCCTTTCGCGAGACCACCCGGCGGGTGCACGAGAAGGTGTTGCAACACCCCATGGCGAAGGAATTCCGCAGGGCCGGGACCATGGGCGGTTATGCCTGGAGCGATGCCTCGGGGGATCTGCCCACGAAGAACTGGCGGAGCAATTCCTGGGGAAAGGGGGAGGCGATCTTCCGGCATTTCATGGAGGAGAATCTTGTGGCCTCCAAGGGGTGCTACCGCGGGTGCACGCTCCAGTGCGGACGGCGTGTCGCGGTCGCATCGGGTCCGTTCGCCACGCCCGAGCACGATGGTGGAGAGTATGAATCCGTGGCGGCCTTCACCGCCTTCGTGACCAACGAGAACGTGGATGCGGCGGTGCATGCCTCGTGGCTCTGCAACGAACTTGGGGTGGACACCATCTCCGCCGGAGGGGCGGCGGCCTTTCTGATGGAATGTGCCGAACGGGGCGTTCCATTGCCGGAGGATGCTCAATCCCTTGGTCTTTCCTGGGGAAACGGTGCTGCTCTGGCGCCGCTGGTGCGGAAGATCGTCTTTCGTGAAGGTGTGGGGGATCTGGTTGCCGACGGAGTGCGTGCCGCGGCGGAACGGCTCGGTCGGCCCGAGGTCCTCACCTGGGCCGTGACGGGAAAGGGGCTCGAAGGGCCCGCCCATGATCCGAGGGGCGGAAAGGTTCTTGCCCTCACCTACGGAACCAATCCGAGGGGAATGTGCCACATTCATCCCGTGGAGGCGAAGGCCTGGGATGGGGACAAGCTCGATTTCGGACTGCGACGCTTCGGCCTTCCCGATCCGGAGGAAATCTCCCCCTGGGAGGAGCGGGGGAAAGGCATGGCGGCACGGCTTCTCCAGGACGCGGGAATGCTCCCGGAGGTTCTCTGCACCTGCAAGTTCTACATGTACGCCGGAGTGACCCTGGACGATTATGCGGCCATGCTCGCCGCCGCGACGGGGTGGAATGTCTCCGGAGAGGAGCTGCTCGAGACGGGAGAACGGGTTTTCACCCTCCAGCGGCTCTTCAACCGGCGGGAGGGGTTTACCGCCGGGGACGATGCACTCCATCCTCGGGTTCGGGCAATTCCCGAATTCGGGCGCTATGCGGACGATCCGCGCTGCGCTGTGTCGGAGTACGAGGAAATGCTCCGGGAGTACTATGCGGCTCGGGGGTGGAACGCGGAGACAGGGGTCCCCGAATCGGAGACGCTGCGCAGGCTGTCCCTGTTTCCCGATCTCGTCGGCAGTTGA
- a CDS encoding glycine betaine ABC transporter substrate-binding protein yields MRCENRRMWWRFGVMGIFLVGVLLGSLAVPAFAETPKDYKGTISIGGQPWNESNILANMAKLLVEAHTGLKVNFNSDFAGVAVLHEAMRSNQIDIYPCWTGSHLIGLLRYEGPPLGRDEAYALVKSEFEKRYDMSWAKPLGFNNTYAMAVRRETAEKYNLKKASDLAAFAKQWRLGGDSNFDTRHDAYPGWSKHYGISFKEVLPMEYALMYKAIEAGEVDVIAAYSTDSRIRKLDLVILEDDKGFFPDYSACFVINRKTFAKYPQLLDIIEKVSGRIDEATMAELNYQFDEGMEAEKVARNFLEKEGLL; encoded by the coding sequence ATGAGATGTGAGAACCGACGGATGTGGTGGCGCTTCGGCGTGATGGGAATTTTCCTTGTTGGGGTCTTGCTCGGCAGTCTGGCGGTACCGGCATTTGCCGAGACACCCAAGGACTACAAGGGAACCATCAGTATCGGTGGACAGCCTTGGAACGAATCGAACATCCTCGCCAACATGGCGAAACTTCTGGTGGAGGCTCACACGGGGCTCAAGGTGAACTTCAATTCCGACTTCGCGGGTGTGGCGGTGCTCCACGAGGCCATGCGGAGCAACCAGATCGACATCTATCCCTGCTGGACCGGGTCCCATCTGATCGGTCTGTTGCGTTACGAGGGGCCGCCCCTGGGGCGCGACGAGGCCTACGCTCTCGTGAAGAGCGAATTCGAGAAACGGTACGACATGAGCTGGGCGAAACCTCTCGGATTCAACAACACCTACGCCATGGCGGTGCGCCGAGAGACCGCGGAGAAGTACAATCTGAAGAAGGCGTCGGACCTCGCGGCCTTCGCGAAACAGTGGCGTCTCGGCGGGGATTCGAACTTCGACACGCGTCATGATGCCTATCCCGGGTGGAGCAAACACTACGGAATTTCCTTCAAGGAAGTGCTTCCCATGGAGTATGCCCTCATGTACAAGGCCATCGAGGCCGGGGAGGTTGATGTCATCGCCGCCTATTCCACGGATTCGCGCATCCGAAAACTCGACCTGGTGATCCTTGAGGATGACAAGGGGTTTTTCCCGGATTACAGTGCCTGTTTCGTGATCAACCGGAAGACCTTCGCGAAATATCCGCAGTTGCTTGATATTATTGAAAAGGTGAGCGGCCGTATCGACGAGGCTACCATGGCGGAGCTGAACTATCAGTTCGACGAGGGCATGGAGGCGGAAAAAGTGGCTCGGAACTTCCTCGAAAAGGAAGGACTTCTCTAG
- a CDS encoding ABC transporter permease has protein sequence MFPPERTFWELFVTYVSENWPRILALTGQHVMISGIAVCITLLICIPLGIYLSKREKLASVVIGVANVFQTIPSLALLGFLIFVFGIGNDNAICALVLYAVLPVLQNTYTGLRNVSPVMIQAARGMGMTETQILLKVQLPLARSVIIAGIRVATVWVIGTATLASAIGGGGLGKLIFAGLGALRQEVVLAGALPATVLALLADQGLKMLQNHFEPRRRALRLARKYAAEESVREEKDVPGEEMVRHEM, from the coding sequence ATGTTTCCTCCTGAACGGACGTTTTGGGAACTCTTCGTCACCTATGTCTCGGAGAACTGGCCCCGCATCCTGGCCCTTACGGGGCAGCACGTGATGATCTCCGGCATCGCCGTTTGCATCACCCTCCTCATCTGCATTCCCCTTGGGATTTACCTCTCCAAGCGGGAGAAACTGGCCTCGGTGGTCATCGGCGTGGCGAACGTCTTTCAGACCATTCCAAGCCTGGCCCTCTTGGGGTTTCTTATTTTCGTCTTCGGTATCGGGAACGACAACGCCATCTGCGCTCTCGTGCTCTACGCGGTGCTTCCGGTGTTGCAGAACACCTACACGGGGCTGCGCAACGTCTCTCCCGTCATGATTCAGGCGGCCCGGGGCATGGGCATGACGGAGACGCAGATTCTCCTCAAGGTCCAGCTTCCTTTGGCCCGGTCGGTGATCATCGCGGGCATTCGGGTTGCCACGGTATGGGTCATCGGCACGGCAACCCTCGCTTCGGCCATCGGTGGAGGGGGGCTCGGCAAGTTGATTTTCGCGGGACTCGGTGCCTTGCGGCAGGAAGTGGTGCTCGCCGGGGCACTGCCCGCGACGGTGTTGGCCCTTCTGGCGGATCAGGGCCTGAAAATGCTCCAGAATCATTTCGAGCCTCGAAGGAGGGCGCTCCGGCTGGCGCGCAAGTATGCGGCGGAGGAGAGCGTCCGTGAGGAAAAAGATGTTCCAGGAGAGGAGATGGTGCGGCATGAGATGTGA
- a CDS encoding betaine/proline/choline family ABC transporter ATP-binding protein (Members of the family are the ATP-binding subunit of ABC transporters for substrates such as betaine, L-proline or other amino acids, choline, carnitine, etc. The substrate specificity is best determined from the substrate-binding subunit, rather than this subunit, as it interacts with the permease subunit and not with substrate directly.) — MVTFEAVSKVFADGTEAVKELDLEVGEGEFVVLIGPSGCGKTTSLKMINRLEESTSGRIRVNGRDIRSVDPVQLRRGIGYVIQEIALWPHMSVAENIGIVPRLLGWHSGRIDARVDELLALAGLDPAKFRHRLPDQLSGGQKQRIGVLRALAADPPVVLMDEPFGALDPITRDVLQSELKELNKSLRKTIVFVTHDMDEALKLADRVVLMRQGKIEQMGSPEEIQNAPANDFVRSFIGEDRLASISPESSLETLLHDPFLRVAPGEDPRDVLERMEDDGLETAQVVDARGNWVGMLYLPVLKRTLRNGGTLREAVRRNRKLIFEEAVIRDAAEMLADMDLSIPVVNRENVFLGVVTSGSLARLAIGRLSRSRKEAGA; from the coding sequence ATGGTAACTTTTGAGGCGGTCTCCAAGGTTTTCGCCGATGGCACCGAGGCGGTGAAGGAACTGGATCTGGAGGTCGGAGAGGGAGAATTCGTGGTGCTCATCGGCCCGAGCGGCTGTGGTAAGACCACCAGTCTGAAGATGATAAACCGTCTCGAGGAAAGCACTTCCGGACGAATTCGCGTCAACGGTCGGGACATCCGTTCGGTGGACCCGGTGCAGCTTCGTCGGGGCATCGGCTATGTGATCCAGGAGATTGCCCTGTGGCCCCACATGTCCGTGGCGGAGAACATCGGCATTGTGCCCAGGCTGCTCGGATGGCACAGCGGACGCATCGACGCCAGGGTCGACGAGCTGCTGGCCCTGGCGGGGCTGGACCCGGCGAAGTTTCGGCACCGTCTTCCCGACCAGCTCAGCGGCGGGCAGAAGCAGCGCATCGGTGTCCTGCGGGCCCTCGCGGCGGATCCTCCGGTGGTGCTCATGGACGAACCCTTCGGCGCTCTCGATCCGATTACCCGGGACGTGCTCCAGAGTGAACTCAAGGAGCTGAACAAATCCTTGCGGAAGACCATCGTCTTCGTCACCCACGACATGGACGAGGCGCTGAAGCTGGCGGACCGTGTGGTGCTCATGCGCCAGGGAAAGATCGAGCAGATGGGATCTCCCGAGGAAATCCAGAATGCGCCCGCCAATGACTTCGTGCGCTCTTTCATCGGCGAGGATCGTCTCGCCTCCATCTCTCCCGAATCCTCGCTGGAGACGTTGCTTCATGATCCGTTCCTTCGGGTTGCTCCCGGAGAGGATCCCAGGGATGTTTTGGAACGCATGGAGGATGATGGCCTGGAAACCGCCCAGGTGGTGGATGCCAGGGGAAATTGGGTGGGCATGCTCTATCTGCCGGTGCTCAAACGGACGCTCCGGAACGGGGGCACCCTTCGGGAGGCGGTGCGGCGAAACCGAAAGCTCATTTTCGAGGAGGCGGTCATACGGGATGCGGCGGAGATGCTCGCCGACATGGATCTCTCCATCCCCGTGGTAAACCGGGAGAACGTGTTTCTGGGTGTCGTCACCAGTGGAAGCCTGGCCAGGCTTGCCATCGGAAGGCTCTCTCGAAGCAGAAAGGAGGCGGGTGCCTGA
- the hisC gene encoding histidinol-phosphate transaminase, with protein MALHDVKGLRKTVIAMEGYVPGKTIAEVERELGLTDVIKLGSNENPYAPFPTALRAMTEELRRVHRYPDATFTEIKELLAELYGLDVSQVAVSHGAEGMLQNLGKCFLDEGDEVIRSGVTYGLYKEISRLMGARVVEVPVRNWRVDPDAMAEAVTAKTKLVWISNPNNPLGSIFDRKAFECLLDRLPETAWVILDEAYAEFAPPAELPDRVRLLREKRNLIVVRTFSKYYGLAGARLGYALASADVVTAIDTVSEPFNANRIALAGAVALLRHGKAELEAARQRIFADRERLERALEDRGCFVVPSRANFVFADTPYDGETLAKELLLRGVIVRPCSGWGFPGALRVTVGTTKEMDRFLRAFDEAVPALAERSGTTKNMEWNVVL; from the coding sequence ATGGCGCTGCATGACGTGAAGGGATTGCGCAAGACTGTGATCGCCATGGAAGGATATGTCCCGGGAAAGACCATCGCCGAGGTGGAACGGGAACTGGGGCTTACCGATGTGATCAAGCTGGGGTCGAACGAGAACCCCTACGCCCCGTTTCCCACGGCGCTGCGGGCCATGACGGAGGAGTTGCGGCGGGTGCACCGCTATCCGGACGCGACATTCACGGAGATCAAGGAGCTGCTCGCGGAGCTGTACGGGTTGGATGTCTCGCAGGTGGCCGTCAGCCACGGCGCGGAGGGGATGCTCCAGAATCTCGGCAAGTGCTTTCTCGACGAGGGAGACGAGGTGATCCGATCGGGGGTCACCTACGGCCTGTACAAGGAAATTTCCCGTCTTATGGGGGCCCGGGTGGTGGAAGTGCCGGTCCGGAACTGGCGGGTCGATCCCGATGCCATGGCCGAGGCCGTGACGGCGAAGACGAAGCTGGTGTGGATTTCCAATCCGAACAACCCTCTCGGAAGCATCTTTGACAGAAAGGCCTTTGAATGTCTTCTGGATCGTCTTCCGGAAACGGCCTGGGTGATCCTCGACGAGGCCTATGCGGAGTTCGCGCCGCCGGCAGAACTTCCCGACAGAGTGCGGCTTCTTCGGGAGAAACGGAACCTTATCGTCGTACGGACCTTCTCCAAGTACTACGGGCTTGCCGGAGCCCGGCTCGGGTATGCCCTGGCCTCCGCCGACGTTGTCACTGCCATCGACACGGTGAGCGAGCCCTTTAACGCCAACAGAATTGCTCTGGCTGGAGCCGTGGCGCTGCTGCGCCACGGAAAAGCGGAGCTCGAGGCGGCGCGGCAGCGTATTTTCGCCGACCGGGAACGGCTGGAGCGCGCACTGGAGGATCGAGGGTGTTTCGTGGTGCCTTCCCGGGCGAATTTCGTCTTTGCGGACACACCCTACGACGGAGAAACCCTCGCCAAGGAGTTGCTTCTGCGAGGCGTTATCGTCCGTCCCTGTTCGGGATGGGGATTTCCGGGTGCGCTGCGCGTCACCGTGGGGACCACGAAGGAGATGGACCGTTTTCTCCGGGCCTTCGACGAAGCGGTGCCCGCGCTTGCTGAACGCTCCGGTACAACGAAAAACATGGAATGGAACGTGGTGCTTTGA